CGTCTCCGCGCAGGACCCCGGTGCCCTGTGCACCGCCCTCAAGCAGGCCATGCGGGGCGGTGTCAGCGTCGTCACCTACGACTCCGACACCAACAAGGACTGCCGCCAGGTGTTCGTCTCCCCGGCCTCCGCCGAGGACCTCGGGCGCACCCAGGTGGAGCTGCTGGCCCGGCAGATCGGCGGCAAGGGCGAGATCGCGATCCTGTCCGCGGCGCAGACCGCGACGAACCAGAACACCTGGATCGACGTCATGCAGAAGGAGCTGAAGAAGCCCGCCTACAAGGACATCGAGCTCGTCAAGGTCGCCTACGGGGACGACGACGCGCAGAAGTCCTTCCAGCAGACCCAGGGCCTGCTGCAGGAGTACCCGAACCTGAAGGGCATCATCTCCCCCACCACCGTGGGCATCAAGGCCGCCGCCCAGTACCTGTCCGGGTCCAAGTACAAGGGCAAGGTGAAGCTCACCGGGCTCGGCACCCCGAACGACATGCGCGCCTACGTCAAGAACGGCACCGTCGAGCAGTTCGAGCTGTGGGAGCCGGCCAAGCTCGGTGCTCTCGCCGCCCGCGCCGCCGTCGCGCTCGAGTCCGGCCAGATCACCGGCAAGGAGGGCGAGACCTTCGCCGCCGGCGACCTCGGGACGATGACCATCGGCGCGGACGGAGTGGTCTCTCCGGGTGAGCCGACCGTCTTCGACAAGGCCAACATCGACGAGTACGACTTCTGATCCGCAGGACAGCCGTGGGGCCCCGGCGGTGCCGGGGCCCCACGCTCGACAACAGGGTGGTCCGATGCAACGCGTCTGCTTTCTTCTGAAGGTCCGCTCCGAGAGGGTCGCCGAGTACCGCGAGCGTCACCAGGACGTGTGGGCCGACATGCTCGCCGCCCTCTCCGGGGCCGGCTGGCACAACTACTCCCTCTTCCTGCGGGAGGACGGTCTGCTCGTGGGCTATCTCGAGACCGAGGACTTCGAGGCGGCCCGGGCGGCCATGGCCGCCACCGAGGTGAACGCGCGCTGGCAGGCCGAGATGGCGGGGTTCTTCGAGGAACTCGACGGGGAGGCGCCCGACGCCGCCATGCGCCCCCTCACCGAGGTCTTCCACCTGGCGTGAGCCGGAGCGCCGCCTTCGTACGACGAACGCTTCCCCGGACCGGCCAGAGGACCCGGACGGGGACGGAACAGCAGGGGACACACGCATGACGCACTCCACGCCGGCCGTCGGCATCAAGGACGTGGCTCGGGAGGCGGGCGTCTCCGTGGGCAC
This region of Streptomyces ambofaciens ATCC 23877 genomic DNA includes:
- the rhaS gene encoding rhamnose ABC transporter substrate-binding protein — its product is MFGTTTGSRRLTLALATATALVLGATACGGTTKDDASKDGAGAAAGKADPKAETKKGLTVAFLPKQVNNPYFTTADKGGEKALGELGSTYKEVGTSSGTDTAGQVSYVNTLTQQQVDAMAVSAQDPGALCTALKQAMRGGVSVVTYDSDTNKDCRQVFVSPASAEDLGRTQVELLARQIGGKGEIAILSAAQTATNQNTWIDVMQKELKKPAYKDIELVKVAYGDDDAQKSFQQTQGLLQEYPNLKGIISPTTVGIKAAAQYLSGSKYKGKVKLTGLGTPNDMRAYVKNGTVEQFELWEPAKLGALAARAAVALESGQITGKEGETFAAGDLGTMTIGADGVVSPGEPTVFDKANIDEYDF
- a CDS encoding L-rhamnose mutarotase; this translates as MQRVCFLLKVRSERVAEYRERHQDVWADMLAALSGAGWHNYSLFLREDGLLVGYLETEDFEAARAAMAATEVNARWQAEMAGFFEELDGEAPDAAMRPLTEVFHLA